The following are from one region of the Sorghum bicolor cultivar BTx623 chromosome 2, Sorghum_bicolor_NCBIv3, whole genome shotgun sequence genome:
- the LOC8054880 gene encoding uncharacterized protein LOC8054880 → MSHKVVATMPLMTLEVTIVSGEDVRVPSGRPLCHGAYAVVHTPSSSAPTRVDQDPDCHGYPHWGEAVRVALPAGARWLDVEICRAHAGGKSETVAAARVPVEDFTVGPPGHLHCLSYRLFGSAERGMMRRRNGIVNITVKRLDGVAPLPAEGKAVFPPAATGKAVVDAAGASGSGSCCGAAAVEQGKPAAPAGAVMGYPVGC, encoded by the coding sequence ATGTCGCACAAGGTGGTGGCGACAATGCCGTTGATGACCCTCGAGGTGACGATCGTGTCCGGGGAGGACGTCCGGGTCCCGTCGGGTCGTCCCCTGTGCCACGGCGCCTACGCCGTGGTCCACACGCCGTCGTCCTCCGCGCCCACCCGCGTCGACCAGGACCCGGACTGCCACGGCTACCCGCACTGGGGCGAGGCGGTGCGCGTGGCGCTGCCGGCCGGCGCGCGCTGGTTGGACGTCGAGATCTGCCGCGCCCACGCCGGGGGCAAGTCGGAGAccgtggcggcggcgcgcgtcCCCGTCGAGGACTTCACCGTCGGGCCCCCGGGCCACCTGCATTGCCTCAGCTACCGGCTGTTCGGCTCCGCCGAGCGCGGGATGATGCGGCGCCGGAACGGCATCGTCAACATCACCGTCAAGAGGCTCGACGGTGTCGCGCCGCTTCCGGCCGAAGGAAAGGCGGTGTTCCCGCCGGCAGCGACCGGGAAGGCCGTGGTGGACGCCGCCGGCGCGAGCGGGAGTGGTTCGTGctgtggcgccgccgccgtggagcaGGGGAAGCCCGCCGCGCCGGCTGGTGCCGTCATGGGTTACCCCGTCGGGTGCTAG